From Pseudomonas sp. stari2:
TGCAGCCTTCGATCAGTGGCAGCAGGTCACGCTGCACGCCTTCACGGGACACATCGGCGCCGCCGACATTGCCGCGCTTGGCGACCTTGTCGATTTCGTCGATGAACACGATACCGTGCTGCTCGACCGCTTCCAGGGCCTTGGCCTTCAACTCTTCTTCGTTGACCAGGCGACCGGCTTCTTCATCGCGCACCAGTTTCAGTGCTTCCTTGACCTTGAGCTTGCGAGACTTTTTCTTGCCCTTGCCCATGTTGGCGAACAGGGACTGCAGCTGGTTGGTCATTTCTTCCATGCCCGGAGGCGTGGCGATTTCGATGCCGGCCATCTCGGCGACTTCGATCTCGATTTCCTTGTCATCCAGCTGACCTTCGCGCAGGCGCTTGCGGAACAGCTGGCGGGTGTTGGAGTCCTGGGTCGGTGCGTCTTCGTTGCTGAAACCCATGCGTGCCGGCGGCAGCAGAGCGTCGAGGATACGATCCTCGGCAGCGTCTTCGGCGCGGTGGCGAACGCGGGTCATTTCCTGCTCGCGCAGCATCTTGATCGCGGCATCGGCCAGATCGCGGATGATCGATTCGACGTCACGGCCGACGTAGCCGACTTCGGTGAACTTGGTCGCTTCGACCTTGATGAATGGCGCGTTGGCCAGTTTGGCCAGGCGACGGGCGATTTCGGTTTTACCGACACCGGTCGGGCCGATCATCAGGATGTTCTTCGGGGTCACTTCAACGCGCAGCTCTTCAGGCAGCTGCATGCGGCGCCAGCGGTTGCGCAGGGCAATCGCGACGGCACGCTTGGCATCGTCCTGGCCGATGATATGGCGGTTGAGTTCGTGGACGATTTCGCGGGGAGTCATGGACATAATAATTGACGGTCCTCAAGCAGAAGCAAGCCGTGGCACAGGGCCGAATCAGGCTTCTTCAGCGAGATCCTGCTCCTCAATGGTCTGAGTGTGGTTGGTGAATACACAGATGTCGGCGGCGATCCCGAGAGCGGTCTCGACGATTTCGCGGGCCGACAGATCGGTCTTTTTCAGCAGCGCGCTGGCAGCGGCCTGGGCGTAACCGCCACCGGAACCCATGGCGATCAGGCCGTTTTCCGGTTCGACCACGTCACCGTTGCCGGTGATGATCAGGGAGGCGTCCTTGTTGGCGACCGCGAGCATCGCTTCGAGGCGGCTCAGGGAGCGGTCGGTACGCCATTCCTTGGCGAGTTCGACGGCGGCGCGGATCAGGTGGCCCTGATGTTTCTCGAGCTGGCCTTCGAAACGTTCGAACAGGGTAAAGGCGTCGGCGGTGGCACCGGCGAAACCGGCGATGACCTGGCCGTGGTACAGGCGACGAACTTTCTTCGCGTTGCCTTTCATCACGGTGTTGCCGAGAGAAACCTGGCCGTCGCCGCCCATGACGACTTTGCCGTGGCGGCGGACTGAAACGATGGTGGTCAAGGGAAGAGTCTCCACACTGCGGGGCGAAAATGCCTTATGCCCATTCATATGGGGGTAGTGGAGAGGATTTCAACTGCGGGGAGGGAGAGGGGACGAGCGGTGTTGTTGCGCTGATCCTCCCCACGCAGAGCGCGGGAAGGATCATTCGAGGGGAATCAGCGGCTCTGGCGTTGTTGTAACAACAGGTTGCTGAAACCTGCGCCCGCCAGTTGTTTCTGGGCAGTGGTCAGTTGTTCGCGGTTGCTGAACGGGCCGACCAGTACGCGATACCAGGTTTCATCCTTCACTGTCCCGGATTCAACCGCGACCGCCTGGCCGAGCAGAATGATCTGCGCGCGGACCTTGTCGGCATCAGCCTCTTTTCGGAACGAGCCGGCCTGGAGGAAGAACTTGGTCACCGGCGCAGCCTTGGTCACCGGAGGCGCTGGCGGTGGGGTGATCCCGGCCAGTGCAGCCTGGGCGCGTGCGGTGTCGATCTTCGCCGCTTCCGCCGGAGTCACCGGCGTAGTCGGGATCGCCGGCACCTGTGGCGTCGGCAGGGTTTTCTCCGGCACGGCGTCAGGCGGCACGATCACTTCCGATTCCGGCAGCAGGGTGTAGAAGTCGTACTTCGGCTTCACCGGTTGCGTCGGGCTCGGCGGGGTCTTGTTGGCCTCGGCGATCTTGGTGGCTTTCTGTTGTTGCTGTTGTTCGACCTTCTCGCGCTTGACCGTGTCGCTGCCCTTGCCCGGCTCCAGTTTCATCAGGAACACGATGAACGCACCGACCGTCAGGCCGATGGCCATCCACAGCCAGCCCGGAATCGGCTGCTTCGCTGGAGCTTGGTAACGGCTGGCGCCACGTTTGGGTGCAGGTTTTTTCTTGGCAGCCAACTTACATACGCTCCAGGGTTTCCAGGCCGAGCAGTTCCAGGCCTTGCTTGAGGGTACGGCCGGTCAGCGCGGCAAGGCGCAGACGGCTTTGCATTTGTGCCGGGGTGTCGGCGGCGAGGATCGGGCAGTTCTCGTAAAAGCTGGAGAACAGGCCGGCCACGTCGTACAGGTAGGTGCACAGAGTGTGTGGCGTACCCTTTTCCGCAACGTTGTTCAGCACTTCACCGAACTGCGCCAGTTTGGCCGCCAGTTCCTGCTCGTGCGCCGCTTCGAGGACGATCTGGCCGTCGACTTCGCTGAAATCCTTGCCCAGTTTGCGGAACACGCCGGCCACACGGGTGTAGGCGTACAGCAGGTACGGCGCGGTATTGCCTTCGAAGTTGAGCATCAGGTCGAAGTTGAAGCTGTAGTCGCTGGTGCGGTGCTTGGACAGGTCGGCGTACTTCACCGCGCCGATGCCAACGACCTTGGCGATGCTGCGCAGTTCGTCTTCGGCCAGTTCCGGATTCTTGTCTTTCACCAGGGTGTAGGCGCGTTCCTGAGCCTCGGTCAGCAGATCGATCAGCTTCACGGTGCCGCCGTCACGGGTCTTGAACGGACGGCCGTCGGCGCCGTTCATGGTGCCGAAGCCCATGTGCTCCATTTCCATCGGATGGGTCACGAAACCGGCCTTGCGCGCCACGGCGAACACTTGCTGGAAGTGCAGGGCCTGACGCTGGTCGACGAAGTACAGCGCACGGTCGGCCTTCAGTTTGCCGCTGCGATAGCGCACAGCTGCCAGGTCGGTGGTGGCGTACAGGTAGCCGCCGTCGGCCTTGACGATAATCACCGGCAGCGGCTCGCCTTCGGCGTTCTTGAATTCGTCGAGGAACACGCACTGGGCGCCGTTGCTTTCAACCAGCATGCCGGCGGCTTTCAGGTCGTTGACCACATTGATCAGGTCGTCGTTGTAAGCGCTTTCGCCCATCACGTCGGCCATGGTCAGTTTGACGTTGAGCAGTTCGTAGATCTTCTGGCAGTGCGACAGCGAGATGTCCTTGAACTTGGTCCACAGCGCCAGGCATTCGGCATCGCCGGCCTGCAGCTTGACCACCAGGCCGCGGGCGCGGTCGGCGAACTCCGGGGACTCGTCGAAGCGCTGCTTGGCGGCGCGGTAGAAGTTTTCCAGGTCCGACAGTTCGTCGCTGGTGATCGGGTTTTCCTGCAGATACGCCATCAGCATGCCGAACTGGGTGCCCCAGTCGCCGACGTGGTTCTGACGGATCACAGTGTCGCCGAGGAATTCGAGCACCCGGGCAACGCCGTCGCCGATGATGGTCGAGCGCAAGTGACCGACGTGCATCTCTTTGGCCAGGTTCGGTGCCGACAGGTCGACCACGGTGCGTTGCGCCGGACCCGCCTTGCGCACGCCAACGTGAGCGTCGGCCAGTGCGGCGTCGAGGCGCGAGGCCAGCGCCTGAGTGTTCTGGAAGAAATTGATGAAGCCGGGGCCGGCGATTTCGGCCTTGGTGACGTTCTCGTCAGCCGGCAGGGCGGCGATGATTTTTTCCGCCAGGTCACGCGGCTTCATGCCCGCAGGCTTGGCCAGCATCATGGCGATGTTGCTGGCAAAATCGCCGTGGGTCTTGTCCCGAGCGTTTTCCACCTGGATCGCCGGCGTCAGGCCTTCAGGCAACACACCTTCGTTGACGAGTTGGGTGAGGGCTTGTTGGATCAGCTGGCGAATGGTGTCTTTCATGGTCTTCTCTTTCGACCGCAAGCGCGGCGGCGCATCGATGCGCGGGTGGAAAAACTGGGCATTATCCGTTGCGAAGACGGGCTTGCCAACCTTAGCAGGCAGGATGTGGATGTGTGGTGACAATTCGACCGGTTTTTCCCGGTCAGTACAGATCCACGGGATCGACATCCAGCGACCAGCGCACCGCCCGGCCGCTTGGCATCTGCTCCAGCGCCAGCAGCCAGCTCGACAGCAACCGGTGCAGCGGCGCCCGGGCCGTGGCCTGCAAAAGCAGCTGCGCGCGGAAGCGTCCGGCCCGACGTTCCATCGGCGCCGGCACTGGTCCCAGCAGTTCGATACCGCTCAGGTTCTGTTCGGCCAGCAAGCGCTCGGCCTCACTGCACGCCTCATCGAGAAAGCCTTCAGCCTGCCCCGGCTTGTGTGCTTCGGCGCGCAGCAGCGCCAGATGGGCGAACGGCGGCAGGCCGGCGGCGCGACGCTCGCTCAGGGCCTGTTCGGCAAAGGCGAAGTAACCCTGCTCGGTCAGTTGCACCAATAAAGGATGGTCGGCCAGGTGCGTCTGAATGATCACCTTGCCCGGTTCTTCCGCCCGCCCGGCGCGCCCGGCAACCTGCACGATCAACTGCGCCATGCGCTCGCTGGCGCGGAAGTCGCCGGAAAACAGCCCGCCGTCGGCATCGAGGATCGACACCAGGGTGACCCGGGGAAAGTGGTGACCCTTGGCCAACATCTGGGTGCCGACCAGAATGCACGGCTGGCCTTTCTGGATCGTGGCGAACAACTGATTCATCGCGTCTTTGCGCGAGGTGCTGTCACGGTCGACGCGCAGCACCGGATAGTCCGGGAACAGAATCGCCAGCCGTTCCTCGGCCCGCTCGGTGCCGGCGCCCACCGGCCGCAGATCGACCTTGTTGCACTTCGGGCACTGGCGCGGCACACGCTCGACGTAACCGCAGTGGTGGCAGCGCAGCTCGCCGTAGCGCTGGTGCACGGTCATCCGCGCATCGCAGCGCTGGCACTCGGACATCCAGCCGCAATCGTGGCACAGCAGGGTCGGGGCAAACCCTCGGCGGTTGAGGAACACCAGCACCTGCTGGCCGGCGGCGAGGGTCTGGCCGATGGCTTGCTGCATCGGCCCGGAAATGCCGCTGTCCAGCGGACGGCTTTTTACGTCCAGACGCAGGAACCGTGGCTGTTTGGCGCCGCCGGCCCGTTCATTCAGGCGCAGGAGTCCGTACCGGCCGGTATAGGCGTTGTGCAGGCTTTCCAGGGATGGCGTCGCGGAGCCGAGCACGATCGGGATGTTTTCCTGACGCGCGCGCACCAGTGCCAGATCCCGTGCGTGGTAGCGCAGGCCTTCCTGCTGTTTATAGGAACCGTCGTGTTCTTCGTCGATGATGATCAGCCCCGGATTTTTCATCGGGGTGAACAGTGCCGAGCGGGTGCCGATAATAATGTCGGCCTCGCCATCCCGGGCAGCGAGCCAGGCATCGAGGCGATCGCGGTCGTTGACGGCCGAGTGCAGTAGGGCGATGCGCGCATTGAAACGTTGTTCGAAGCGGGCCAGGGTCTGCGGACCGAGGTTGATCTCCGGGATCAGTACCAGCGCCTGTTTGCCGGCCTCGAGGGTTTCGCGGATCAGTTGTAGATAGACTTCGGTCTTGCCGCTGCCGGTGACTCCGGCCAGCAGGAACGCGTGATAACTGTCGAAACCGGCGCGAATCGCTTCATAAGCGGCGCGCTGTTCGCTGTTGAGCGGCAGCTCCGGCTGGGCCAGCCAGTGCTCGTGGCGTGCGCCGGGGGCGTGGCGACGTACTTCGACTTGTACCAGATCTTTGGCCAGCAGCAGATCGAGGCTGTCCTTGTTCAGCATCAGTTTGCTTAGCAACTGATGGGCGACGCCGTGAGGGTGCTGGGCCAAAGTCGCAAGGGCTTCACGCTGGCGCGGGGCGCGGGCGATGCGCGGGTCGTCGAGGCTGGCGCCGGGGGCGGCGGACCAGAAACGTTCCTGGCGGGCTTCCGCCAGTTCGCCCTGGCGCAGCAATACCGGTAATGCCCAACTCAAGGTGTCGCCGAGGCTGTGCTGATAATACTGAGCCGTCCACAGGCACAGCTTGAACAGTGCCGGCGGCAACGGTGCGGTGGCGTCGAGCAGGGCCAGCGCCGGTTTGAGCTTTTCCACCGGCACTTCACTGGTGTCAGTGACTTCCACCAGAATCCCGATCATTTCCCGCCGACCGAACGGCACCCGCAGCCGCATGCCCGGTTGCAACTGCGAACGCAGCACACCGGCCGGGGCCCGATAGTCGAACAGGCGGCGCAGGGGCGAAGGCAGGGCGAGGCGCAGAATGGCGTCGGGCACGCGGAGGATTCTCATAGGCGGGGCGGTGAAGAAGGGCGGGAGCCTAGCAGACGGTCGGTCTCGGTGACAGCTTGCGTGATTGAAAAGGTCTGGTAGAATCCGCGGCCTAATTACGTGCGGTATTCAACAATCGTGTTGGATGGCGGCACGCCAGCTGAGGAAAACACCATGAAAGCCGATATCCACCCGAATTACCCAGAAGTTGCAGTAACTTGCAGCTGCGGCAACAAGTTCGAAACCCGTTCGACCTTCGGCAAAGCCCTGGCGATCGACGTTTGCAACGAGTGCCACCCGTTCTACACCGGTAAGCAGAAGACTCTGGACACCGGTGGTCGCGTTCAGAAGTTCGCCGACCGTTTCGGTGCTTTCGGCGCGAAAAAGGCCTAAGGCCTCTCATTCTGGAAAACCTCAGCGGCTTTTCCGGTCTGATGAAAAAGGCGTCCCTTGTGGGCGCCTTTTTTGTGTCCGCGATTTGGCTGTCCGCTGCCCAGGCCTTTTGTCCGGCGCCCTCGGGTCTGTCCAGCGTGGTGGTGCAGCGGGTTGTCGATGGCGACACGGTGCGCCTGAGTGACGGTCGCAGCGTACGCCTGATCGGTCTCAACACGCCTGAATTGGGCAAGCAGGGTCGCGGCGACGAGCCGTTTGCCGTGGCGGCGCGCAAACGCCTGGAAGCCTTGGTAGCTGACAGTGGCGGACGAGTCGGTTTGCGCCTCGGCGCGCAGGAAAAAGACCATTACGGGCGTACGCTCGCCCATCTCTACAGCGTCAGCGGCGCCAGTCTCGAAGCGCAAATGCTCGCCGATGGCCTCGGTTTCCGGGTCGCGGTGGCGCCGAATGTCGATCTTGTCGATTGTCAGCAAGCCGCCGAACGCAGCGCGCGGCAGGCCGGGCTTGGCCTTTGGAAGCGCTCGCCTGTACTGAAAGCGGAGCAGATCGAACGCTCGGGTTTCGCCATCGTCAGCGGGCGTGTGAGCAAGGTTCAGCGCAATCGTGGCGGAATCTGGATCGAGTTGCAGGACAAGCTTGTACTGCGCGTTGCACCCAATCTGCTGGAGCGCTTCGATGTCAGTTCCCTGCAAGCGTTGAAGGGCAAGCAAATCGAAGCCCGGGGCTGGGTGGTCGACCGTTCACGACGGGGCGGATTGAAATCCGGTCAGGTCCGTTGGCTGTTGCCGCTGACCGATTCTTCAATGTTGCAATCGTCCCGCTGAAGAAAAAGTTGTAGACATTTTTTCTGTCGATTGTGAACAGTCTAGCCCTTGTGCGCCGTGGCTCTTGGCCCAAAGTCGTAGGGCAGGGCGCTTGACAGGGGTGACCGGGCAGTCTTGTGGGGACTTTGCGAGGCGCGTATCCTCGCTGACCAGTCTGTCCAACAGTAAAAAGCGGAATGCCAAAATGTCTGATCTGAAAACTGCCGCTCTCGAATATCACGCCAATCCTCGTCCAGGAAAGCTGAGTGTCGAGCTCACCAAGGCCACTGCTACCGCCCGCGACCTGTCGCTGGCCTACAGCCCCGGCGTAGCTGAACCAGTGCGCGAGATCGCCCGCGATCCTGAACTGGCCTACAAGTACACCGGCAAGGGCAACCTGGTTGCAGTCATTTCCGATGGCACCGCGATTCTGGGCCTGGGTAACCTCGGCCCATTGGCTTCCAAGCCAGTGATGGAAGGTAAAGGCGTGCTGTTCAAGCGCTTCGCCGGCATCGACGTATTCGACATCGAAGTCGACTCCGAAAGCCCGCAAGCCTTCATCGACACCGTAAAACGCATTTCCATCACCTTCGGTGGCATCAACCTGGAAGACATCAAGGCGCCTGAGTGCTTTGAGATCGAACGCGCTCTGATCGAGCAGTGCGACATTCCGGTGTTCCACGATGACCAGCACGGCACCGCGATCGTGACCGCTGCGGGCATGATCAACGCTCTGGAAATCGCTGGCAAAACCCTCGGCGAAGCCAAGATCGTCTGCCTGGGCGCCGGCGCTGCCGCAATCTCCTGCATGAAATTGCTGGTGAGCATGGGCGCCAAGGTCGAGAACATCTTCATGATCGACCGTACCGGCGTGATCCACGCTGGCCGTGACGACCTGAACCAGTACAAGGCTGTGTTTGCTCACGCTACCGAGAAGCGCACCCTGGACGACGCCATCGAAGGCGCTGACGTATTCGTCGGCCTGTCGGGCCCGAACCTGCTGAGCGCCGAGCAACTCAAGCGCATGGCGGCCAACCCGATCGTCTTCGCCTGCTCCAACCCGGATCCGGAAATCTCCCCGGAACTGGCTCACGCCACACGCAACGACGTGATCATGGCCACCGGCCGTTCGGACTACCCGAACCAGGTCAACAACGTGCTGGGCTTCCCGTTCATCTTCCGCGGTGCCCTGGACGTTCGCGCCAAGCGCATCAACGAAGAAATGAAGATCGCTGCCGCCAACGCTCTGCGCGAACTGGCCAAGCTGCCGGTTCCACAGGAAGTCTGCGACGCCTACGGCGGTATCTCCCTGGAATTCGGTCGTGAGTACATCATTCCGAAGCCAATGGACAAGCGCCTGATCACCGTGATCTCCGACGCCGTGGCCAAGGCCGCGATCGAGACCGGCGTAGCGACCCTGCCGTATCCGAAGAACTACCCGCTGAAAAGCGTGGATGACGTGTTCAACGGCTAAGTCGTTGTAGCGCTTCAAGTGAAAGCCCCGGCTCGTGAGAGTCGGGGCTTTTTTGTTCCTGAGGTTTTTGTGTCGAGTGTGGCCTGTTCGTCCGGCACCGATCCTGAAGGCAATAAAAAAAGCCCCGCACTTCTCACGAAGGCGGGGCTTTTTAGCGGATCAGGATCAGAACAAATCGATCGGCGCCTGTTCATCCGCGGGCAGCGGACTACCCGGCGCTGTCCCATTGCCGATCTCGTTGACCGACGGCGGCGTGTCTTCGGCCTTGAACAGTTCGAAGTAGGCGCCTGCCGTGCTCGGGGAGGCTGCGCGGCCGCTGACCGGGTCTACCCGCAGGCTGAGGATGCCTTCCGGCTCCGGCTGGACATGCGGCGGCTTGTCCTTGAGCGCGGCGCTCATGTAGTTCATCCAGATCGGCAGCGCCACGGTGCCGCCGAACTCCCGGCGACCGAGGCTTTCCGGCTGGTCGAAACCGGTCCAGACCGTGGTCACGTAATCGGCGTTGTAACCGGAGAACCACGCATCCTTGGATTCGTTGGTAGTACCGGTTTTACCCGCGATGTCGCTGCGGCCCATGGCCAGTGCACGACGACCGGTGCCGAGCTTGATCACGTCCTGCAGCATGCTGTTGAGGATGTAGGTGGTGCGGCCATCGACGATGCGCTCGGCGACTGCCGGCACTTGTGGCACCGCTGCAGCGCTCGGTGCTTCACCCGGAACCGGTGCTGCACCGACGGTGATCGATTGAGTCGCCGGTGCCGCGATGCCGTCGGTAGCCGCGCCGCCCTGTGGCACGGTCGGCGGGTTGGCGACGAACAATGTGTCGCCATTGCGGCTTTCGATCTTGTCGATGATGTACGGGGTGATCTTGTAACCACCGTTGGCGAAGGTGCTCCAGCCGGTGGCGATTTCCATCGGGGTCAGGGTCGCGGTGCCCAGCGCCAGGGACAGGTTTGGCGGCAGATCCTGCTTGTTGAAACCGAAGCGGGTGATGTAGTCGATGGTCTTGCCTACGCCCATCGCCTGCAGCAGGCGGATCGAAACCAGGTTGCGCGACTTGTACAGCGCTTCACGCAGACGGATCGGGCCGAGGAAGGTGTTGGTGTCGTTCTTCGGGCGCCAGACCTTGTCCAGATACTCGTCGACGAACACGATCGGCGCGTCGTTGACCAGCGTGGCGGCGGTGTAGCCGTTATCCAGCGCGGCACTGTAGACGAATGGCTTGAAGCTCGAGCCCGGCTGACGCTTGGCCTGCGTCGCGCGGTTGTAGTTGCTCTGCTCGAAGGCGAAACCGCCGACCAGCGAACGGATCGCGCCGTTCTGCGGATCCAGCGACACCAACGCACCCTGGGCCTGCGGAATCTGGCTGAACTTCAGCGAATTGTTCGGCTGGCGCTGTACGCGCACCAGGTCGCCGACCTGCGCGACATCCGATGGCTGACGCGGTGCGGCGCCCATGCTGTTGGTATTGAGGAACGGACGGGCCCATTTCATGGTGTCCCACGCCACGTGCTCTTCACCGGTCCGGGTCAGCACTTGCAGGCCGTTCTTGTCGACCTGGGTGACGATGGCCGGCTCGAGACTGCTGATGGTGCGTTGCTTGGTAAGCTCGACGGCCCAGGCTTCACGGGTCTTGCCCGGCAGGCGCGATTCAGGGCCACGGTAGCCGTGACGCTGGTCGTAGGTCATCAGGCCTTCGTGCAGCGCGGTGTTGGCCATTTCCTGCAGGTTGCTCGGCACCGTGGTGGTGACGCGGAAACCTTCGGTATAGGCGTCGCTGCCATAGCGGCCGACCATTTCGGCGCGGGCCATCTCGGCGATGTACGGCGCGTTCACTTCCGGGGTCGGCACGTGGTAGCTGGCGTTCAGCGGCTCGTTGATGGCAGCGGTGTAGTCGGCTTCGGTGATCTTGCCGAGCTTGTACATGCGCCCGAGGATCCAGTCGCGACGCTCCTTGCTGCGCGCCGGGTTGGCCAGCGGGTTGAAGCGCGAAGGGGCCTTCGGCAGGCCGGCGATCATCGCCATCTGCGCCAGGCTGACCTCGCGGATCGACTTGCCGTAATACACCTGCGCCGCCGCCTCGATGCCATAGGCGCGGTTGCCCAGATAAATCTTGTTCACGTACAGCTCAAGGATCTCGTCCTTGGTCAGCTGCCGTTCGATCTGCAGGGCCAGGAGGATTTCTGTGGTCTTGCGCGAGAAGCTGCGTTCGCTGGTCAGGAAGAAGTTCTTCGCCACCTGCATGGTGATGGTGCTGCCGCCGGACTGGATGTGCCCGCTCTTGACCAGTTGGGTCGCGGCACGCATCAGGCTGCTCGGATCGACGCCATAGTGGTTGGCGAAGTTGTCGTCTTCAGCACTTAGTAACGCATTGATGAAATTGGGGGGAATGTCGGCGAAACGGATCGGTGTGCGGCGCATTTCGCCAAATTCTGCGATCAACTTGTTGTCGCTGCTGTACACCCGGAGGGGAATCTGCAACTGAATGCTTCTCAGCGCCTCCACAGATGGCAAACCCGGACTAAGGTAAAGAAACGCGCCGCTGAGACCTAAAAGCAGTCCGCAGAAAACGGCGACGATGGACCAACCGAAGAATTTCAGCAGACGAATCAAGGCTTTTGGACATCCAGGGCAAAGAATGAATTGGGCGACAGGGTTCCGGAAACACACAGAACGGCCCGCGCCGGCAGTAAAAAGCGGAAAAAATCGCTGGGCATTATAAGCACTTTTCCGCTGGGGGCGTCATTTGCGCTTCTGTCAAGACGGGGCGAGGGAACGCAATGCGCATTACAGAGTCCGTAACTCACGGAAAGTCATAGGGAATTGGTAGTGCTAGGACTCTTCAACAAAAAGACCAATACGTTACTGGGGATCGACATCAGTTCCACTTCGGTGAAGCTGCTGGAGCTGAGCCGTCAGGGTGAGCGCTACCGGGTCGAGGCGTACGCGGTGGAGCCGTTGCCGGCCAACGCCGTGGTCGAGAAAAACATCGCCGAACTCGAAGGCGTCGGGCATGCCCTGTCCCGGGTGCTGGTCAAGGCGCGCACCGGGCTCAAGAGCGTGGCGGTGGCGGTGGCCGGTTCGGCGGTGATCACTAAGGTCATCGAAATGGACGCCGGGCTGTCCGACGACGAACTGGAAAACCAGCTCAAGATCGAGGCCGACCAATACATTCCCTATCCGTTGGACGAGGTCGCCATCGACTTCGAAGTCCAGGGTATCTCGCCGCGCAATCCCGAGCGGGTCAACGTGCTGCTGGCCGCCTGTCGCAAGGAAAACGTCGAAGTCCGTGAGGCTGCACTGGCCCTCGCCGGCCTGACTGCGCGGGTGGTGGATGTCGAGGCCTATGCGCTTGAGCGCTCGTTCGGCCTGCTGGCCACGCAACTGGCGGCTTCCCAGGAGCGCTTGACCGTTGCGGTGGTCGATATCGGCGCCACCATGACCACCCTCAGCGTCCTGCACAACGGCCGGATCATCTATACCCGCGAGCAACTCTTTGGCGGGCGCCAGCTGACCGAGGAAATCCAGCGCCGTTATGGCCTGACCATTGAGCAGGCCGGGCTGGCCAAGAAGCAGGGCGGTCTGCCGGACGATTACGTCAGCGAGGTCCTGCAGCCGTTTCGCGAGGCGCTGGTGCAGCAGGTCTCACGCTCCTTGCAGTTTTTCTTCGCTTCCGGCCAGTACAACGCGGTCGACCATATTTTGCTGGCCGGCGGCACGGCGTCGGTGCCCGGGCTGGACCGGCTGATTGAAGAACGCCTGGGGACGCCGACCCAGGTTGCCAATCCGTTTTTCGACATGGCCTTGAGCAGCAAAGTCAATGCCGGGGCCCTGGCCAGTGATGCGCCGGCCCTGATGATTGCCTGTGGGCTCGCGCTCAGGAGTTTCGACTGATGGCGCGGATCAACCTTTTACCCTGGCGTGAGGAGCGCCGCGAAGAACGACGCAAACGCTTCCTGCTGACCCTGACCGGCGTAGTGGTCGGCTCGGTCGGCGCAGTCTTTATTGCTGCTGAGGTTTTCAGTACCGCCATTGAGCGGCAGCAGGTGCGCAACGATTACATCGGCAAGCAGATCGCCGTGGTGGATGAGCGGATCCAGCAGATCAGCGAGCTCAAGGCGCGTCGCCAGCAGTTGGTGGAGCGGATGCGCATCATCCAGGACCTGCAGGCCAACCGGCAGGTCAGCGGGAGAATTTTCGATCAGCTGGCGCGCACCCTGCCCGACGGCGTCTATTTCACCAGCGTGAAGATGGTCGGCAAGACCCTGTCGATCAGTGGTGCGGCGGAATCGAACAACCGGGTCTCCGACCTGATGCGCAATCTTGAGGCGTCCGACTGGTTCGATGCGCCGACCCTGAACGAGGTCAAGGCAACCACGGCGGGGCAGCTGGATCAGGCCAACGTGTTCCAGTTGACCGTCCATCAGACCCGGCCGAAAAACCTGGAGGACGACCAATGAAACCGTCCGAATGGCTGGCCAGCCTGCGCAATATCGACTTCAACGACCTGGATACCAGCAACATCGGCTCCTGGCCGCCGGCCGTGAAAGGCCTGGCCGGGGCGCTATTGATGATTCTGGTGCTGGCCCTGGGCTACAACTTTTTCGTCAGCGACATGGAAAACCAGCTTGAGCTCAAGCGTACAGAGGAAGCCACGCTCAAGGAGCAGTTCTC
This genomic window contains:
- the hslU gene encoding ATP-dependent protease ATPase subunit HslU, whose protein sequence is MSMTPREIVHELNRHIIGQDDAKRAVAIALRNRWRRMQLPEELRVEVTPKNILMIGPTGVGKTEIARRLAKLANAPFIKVEATKFTEVGYVGRDVESIIRDLADAAIKMLREQEMTRVRHRAEDAAEDRILDALLPPARMGFSNEDAPTQDSNTRQLFRKRLREGQLDDKEIEIEVAEMAGIEIATPPGMEEMTNQLQSLFANMGKGKKKSRKLKVKEALKLVRDEEAGRLVNEEELKAKALEAVEQHGIVFIDEIDKVAKRGNVGGADVSREGVQRDLLPLIEGCTVNTKLGMVKTDHILFIASGAFHLSKPSDLVPELQGRLPIRVELKALSPEDFERILSEPHASLTEQYCALLKTEGLNIQFQPEGIKRLAEIAWQVNEKTENIGARRLHTLLERLLEEVSFSAGDLASAHDDKAILIDAEYVNSHLGELAQNEDLSRYIL
- the hslV gene encoding ATP-dependent protease subunit HslV; amino-acid sequence: MTTIVSVRRHGKVVMGGDGQVSLGNTVMKGNAKKVRRLYHGQVIAGFAGATADAFTLFERFEGQLEKHQGHLIRAAVELAKEWRTDRSLSRLEAMLAVANKDASLIITGNGDVVEPENGLIAMGSGGGYAQAAASALLKKTDLSAREIVETALGIAADICVFTNHTQTIEEQDLAEEA
- a CDS encoding SPOR domain-containing protein yields the protein MAAKKKPAPKRGASRYQAPAKQPIPGWLWMAIGLTVGAFIVFLMKLEPGKGSDTVKREKVEQQQQQKATKIAEANKTPPSPTQPVKPKYDFYTLLPESEVIVPPDAVPEKTLPTPQVPAIPTTPVTPAEAAKIDTARAQAALAGITPPPAPPVTKAAPVTKFFLQAGSFRKEADADKVRAQIILLGQAVAVESGTVKDETWYRVLVGPFSNREQLTTAQKQLAGAGFSNLLLQQRQSR
- the argS gene encoding arginine--tRNA ligase, translating into MKDTIRQLIQQALTQLVNEGVLPEGLTPAIQVENARDKTHGDFASNIAMMLAKPAGMKPRDLAEKIIAALPADENVTKAEIAGPGFINFFQNTQALASRLDAALADAHVGVRKAGPAQRTVVDLSAPNLAKEMHVGHLRSTIIGDGVARVLEFLGDTVIRQNHVGDWGTQFGMLMAYLQENPITSDELSDLENFYRAAKQRFDESPEFADRARGLVVKLQAGDAECLALWTKFKDISLSHCQKIYELLNVKLTMADVMGESAYNDDLINVVNDLKAAGMLVESNGAQCVFLDEFKNAEGEPLPVIIVKADGGYLYATTDLAAVRYRSGKLKADRALYFVDQRQALHFQQVFAVARKAGFVTHPMEMEHMGFGTMNGADGRPFKTRDGGTVKLIDLLTEAQERAYTLVKDKNPELAEDELRSIAKVVGIGAVKYADLSKHRTSDYSFNFDLMLNFEGNTAPYLLYAYTRVAGVFRKLGKDFSEVDGQIVLEAAHEQELAAKLAQFGEVLNNVAEKGTPHTLCTYLYDVAGLFSSFYENCPILAADTPAQMQSRLRLAALTGRTLKQGLELLGLETLERM